A window from Zingiber officinale cultivar Zhangliang chromosome 7A, Zo_v1.1, whole genome shotgun sequence encodes these proteins:
- the LOC122000803 gene encoding E3 ubiquitin-protein ligase XB3-like has product MGQGVSCASSSYEHDFFSAVQAGKLEVVNCFLRDDPSLLHRTTIYDRLSALHIAAANGRFDVLSVLLGRSVTPDVVNRDKQTPLMLAAMHGKIECVHKLLGSGANILMFDSVNGRTCLHYATYYGHSDCLQAILSAAKSAQLTGSWGFARFVNLRDGTGATPLHLASSQRWPDCVHILLECGALVCASTGRYGFPGSTPLHFAARGGNLDCVRELLARGADRLQRDASGRLPYEVALKQNHGACAALLNPSAVEPLVWPSALKFISELDLVTKSLLEATLMESNREREMKILKATTRSLTSPAHSDKAFDDDFSEDNDIDICSICFDRVCTIEVQECRHQMCSYCTLALCCYTKPNPTTLCLPPPTCPFCRSNISKLATIKENDVEIHDTTSKTSNHRKRRTQSCSEGTSSFKTLPSAMASFGGIIDRSDIVDKL; this is encoded by the exons ATGGGCCAGGGTGTGAGCTGCGCCAGCTCGAGCTACGAGCATGACTTTTTTTCGGCAGTCCAAGCCGGTAAATTGGAAGTGGTAAACTGCTTCCTTAGGGATGACCCATCTCTTCTGCACCGAACCACCATCTACGACCGTCTGTCCGCGCTCCACATCGCCGCTGCCAATGGCCGCTTCGAC GTTTTATCAGTGCTTCTGGGTCGATCTGTGACCCCCGATGTCGTGAATCGAGATAAACAG ACACCACTGATGCTGGCTGCGATGCATGGAAAGATAGAATGTGTACATAAGCTACTCGGTTCAGGGGCAAAT ATCTTGATGTTTGATTCAGTGAATGGAAGAACATGCCTGCACTATGCTACTTATTATGGCCACTCAGATTGTTTGCAGGCAATTTTGTCGGCAGCCAAATCCGCACAACTTACCGGTTCTTG GGGTTTCGCGCGGTTTGTGAACTTGAGAGATGGCACAGGGGCAACGCCCTTGCACCTCGCTTCCAGTCAAAGATGGCCCGACTGTGTCCATATTCTTTTAGAATGTGGAGCTCTCGTCTGTGCTTCAACTGGCCGATATGG TTTTCCTGGAAGCACGCCGCTTCACTTTGCAGCTCGCGGGGGAAATTTGGACTGTGTTCGTGAATTGCTTGCACGGGGTGCTGATCGTCTTCAAAGGGATGCATCAGG GAGACTACCATATGAGGTTGCATTGAAGCAAAATCATGGTGCATGTGCAGCTCTACTTAACCCATCTGCAGTAGAGCCTCTAGTTTGGCCTTCTGCATTGAAGTTTATCAGTGAACTTGACCTAGTCACGAAATCTCTACTGGAGGCAACTCTGATGGAGAGCAACAGAGAAAGGGAAATGAAGATCCTGAAAGCAACAACACGATCATTGACATCTCCTGCTCATTCAGATAAAGCGTTTGATGATGATTTTTCTGAG GACAACGACATCGACATCTGTTCAATCTGCTTCGACCGAGTTTGCACTATTGAGGTCCAAGAGTGTAGGCATCAGATGTGTTCCTACTGTACACTCGCCTTGTGCTGCTACACTAAGCCGAATCCCACGACCTTGTGCTTGCCACCACCTACTTGCCCCTTTTGCCGTAGCAACATATCTAAGCTCGCTACCATCAAGGAGAACGATGTTGAAATCCACGACACCACCTCAAAGACTTCAAATCACAGGAAGCGGAGGACCCAGAGTTGCAGCGAGGGTACTAGCAGCTTCAAAACTCTGCCTTCAGCTATGGCGTCATTTGGAGGAATAATTGATAGGAGTGACATTGTGGACAAACTTTAG